The nucleotide sequence TAACAACAAAGATCTCTCATTACCAAAAACTTGCATCTTCATTTTTGATTTGTAAccataataatttatttaaaaacagtctGCAAGTTGCTGGAGATGTTGTGGAAttagtaatttttttaagtATAAGAATACATTTGAATAGtgacaattagaaaaaaaaaagaggaaaaataaaacattcttcCCAGTTATTGATACCTGTGTCATCATGGAAGTTGACAGCGATTGTCTCCATCCAAGCATTGTCAGTGTTTCTAGGATCATCCACGTAGCCTTTATAGacctgaaggagaaaaaaacacagacactcatTTCACCTCACGTACAAGCTCACTGTATATTCTATTAGTTTTCCTCATTCCTCACTCATTGACTAAAATGTCACAGTTTGCAGTTGCAGACCTGAAACCCTGATGATTGGAAGAGTTTGGTGATGCGTTCATGGATTTTTGCTCTCTCTGATGGCGAGACTGCCAGCGAGTTCAAGGCTTCTTCCGAAAACTCCCGCTGCAGTGTGAGAGAAACCTGCTCTCCTGGATCCACCATCCCCTACAAAACAGGCATATACGCTTGCATGTGAATTTACTTTTGTTGAATAGCTGTGAGGATATCTTGATAGGCACAATGAAAAGCAAAGGAGCAAATGACACAATGTAAAAGTGAGTGCAAAACAACAGAACACATGCATAAAAATTTGAACAACAAATGTAAAAGCCACCAACCCCAGGAATGGCCCACTCCCCGCAGTCTTTCCTCTTGATGGACACAAACTGCAGGATAGGCTGTTTGGAGACTGAGTGATTTATCTTTGCTCCTTTAGCATCTATTTTCCATCTGGCAGACAACAACGTACATCAGGCCATCAGGCATTTATAAAAAATTAAAGCTCCAAAGTGCCCTAAGTgttaatgtttttcctcttttgaatGAGTCTTCAGTTAATAACTCAGCCGAGAAATTAACTGTGGTTAGCAAATATCTGGATAAAACCCATATGTAAAGTAAAGGAAAGTTACCTGCTGACAATGGGATCTGCTGCATGATTGGGTCCCCATCGTCCCAGCAAACCTCTACCAGTCAGCCCCGTGCGTCCATGAGGATTTCTGGATGAGTAAAAGATGAATTGGCTAATCATGTCAAATTCATTTATAAGCTGTTTTGAGAGCATCTGTATACAAAAACTTGAAAACTCTAAATGAACATAAGAAATACTGTTACAAACACAAGTTCTTCGGTAAAGGGCACATAGAGCACTTGTTTTTTACTCTAGCCAGCCATCTTGACATCATGTGTATCAGTATTAAAGCCTCAGTAAGAAATGTGTTCgaaattaacatttaatgaaatgttcCAGTAATGTGAGAGAGTTGCTAATGATACAGACCTCATTGGGAATCAACATCCCAGAAAGCACTTACTGCTGGTCGTAAAAGTAAGGTGGGGTTTGCAAACAAATTAGTCGAGTTGATACCACGTGTTACTGTCTAGTTTCTATCTATCTTTGAGTAAAACCAATCCAAATGACAGTGACTGAATGACTAACTAATATCCCCCAAGGGAAACACCTTGTGAGAGAACCATTTCTCTTGGTATTCAATAACTTACAGCGGCTTTCCATTTTCCACTTTGTAACTGCCCTCAAAGCTTGTTCTGTCTACAGAACCATCCACAGTGTTGAACTTTGGAGAGAAAGAGCtgcaaaacaaggaaaagtCTTTAAACTGACATGAATAACCTCCAGCTGATTtgtgaaaacatacagtacacacaacaTAACATTTGACACAGCTATACAAGGTTAAATCTGAAAATGTCTCACAACAGccaagaaaataacaaatattttggACTCGATAATAGTTGACTGACCTTTAACTGGCTCAACATACaacgtacagtatgtgttacTCACCCAATATCAGGATCTGCCCATTCTGGCTTCTTTGCCACTGAGGGGCTGGTGTAGCTGACTGGATCGTAGTCCGGCCAGTCCTGACTCCAGTCCACCTTTTCATCAGGCACAGGGAAGCGTTTGATTTCGGACCCTGGATACTGGGCACATCTTGACTTCACATGAGGCGCTGCTGAGAATGGCATTGCACTGACACTGGTCATGTAGAGTTTACAGCAACTGGTACTGACGGGTCTAATGGTTTGACTGGTTCTGAATGGATGACCAGATGGGCAGGAGATGGCAGGCCTgcagtgagagaaaaacaacaaattatggTAAAACCATCACCCTCAAGTGAAGTGTGAAGTGTTCGTGCCtaaatctataaaatataaatatatatatatatatatatatatatatatatatatatatatatatatatatatatatattaattaattaatttattatacgATAAACTGACAACATATATATTCATAAGGAAACCCAGCACTTTACTGTTTGCCATTAGAGCAGTAGAATCATGTCATGACAACAGAATAACTGTTATATTAGCTAACCCTGAATGATTATTTATGTTTGACATCACATCTCATATTAACATGACTGATGAATGGAAATAAAGTATATGATTCTTCATAATAAGCCACGTCAATGTACTGTCCTGACATCAAAAACAGTTAGCTGATGGTAATAACTACTGTAATACCGACTTAAATCATATCGCCTGGCTCTGCCCATAACATCTGTGATTTAGGACATTGACAGAAGTAGCTGCTCCAGCTCTTAACCATCTCTACTGTCGATTAAATGTTAGCTCAAAGCGGAAACTGTCCAAATATCAGTAGCTTTTAGTTAAATCTGCATGAATATTATACTTCCATACCTAACTCCGGAGCTGCAGACGGTGTACGGAAGTCCGAAGAGGGTGAGCGCTAGACGAAACCCGCCTATCCAGTGTTGTCTTGGCATGAAATGTACCATTGAGTCAAATAATCAATATTGCGGCATGCACAACATGCAACACACAGTAACCAGGAAGTGAGTGCACCACCCGACGTGGtgacgttgttgttgtttttttaaaaatgctactaccaatgaagagtcatatgtaatcaaTAAGTgcatactgcatatcacagaaacaactttatttcagtgctaattttttaaaaaaaatttattttctgaaaatgaGAACTAAAATTTTCAACAATGAAACTGAGGATGCTATGAAATTGCTCAGGGTTACTGTCTTTCATTGGTAGCTCACAGGGTCTTCCAGTTAGGTATGGCctattcacatttttaataaattgtttaataaataaatttgatttgaacattacataaaacatttacaagaaCTGGCTACTTTTCAAAGACTTGTTGAATAAACTTTACATTggctcatttttaaaaaatctgtactaatttaaaatattgtacaaaattaaaataaagtataaatattgtatatttctAATGAATaaaatttgtatattttttaaaatccatgtGATACTTCACTAAAAGAAGACCAACTACCGCTACTAAGGTCACATGATTTCCTGTCAACCGAGGAGGCGGAGGTCCAAGATGTCTGCGTTCATGGCCGCCATTTTGTCTGCAGCTAGATACTCTTGACTGAATGCGCTGTGATGACATAAGTTATCACAACGTGAAATGCCACAATTGGTCCAAATCGCAAGCAGTctgttgatttggccatttcatACGAAAAAGTTGCAGTAATTTAGCGAAATTGCAAACTCTCGCAAATATTGcggagatttcttgaattttcGTTGATTATTGCGACcgcaaaaaaatcacaatttcctgggGGGAAATGGTACACAACGAAAAAGCCTCTTAGTTGAACTGTAGCCAATAGATTTGACCCCGCCCACACAAGCCACCCTAGTAAGCATTTCTAACGCACCTGTATTACCGTAGTTTGGCACGCGCATTTACGCTCGGTGCTGAGACCAAATCCGCGCTCGTGCACGAAATCCATTTACACTCGGGCAGCAGAGAGGGCCGTGATCGAGTCGCTCTGCTCCGGCAATCAAACAATCCGCTCGGTTAAAGCCTCGGACGGACGTGAGACGGCGCAGCGAGCAGCGGCGGAGCTCCGGTTAAACACTCTGACAGACCGGGACGGTTCGGAGAGGAAGGATGGCGGATTCGAGCAGCACCGCGGCGGTCGGGGCCGCAGGCTCCAACAGCGCTGCTGCTGCCGGGCCGACGGGCACCGCTGCGCACGAAGGAGCGCCCGGGGCTGCGGGAACCAAGACCGCGTCCGAGTCCGTGAAGGGCCAGATCTTTGACGTGGGCCCCCGCTACACGAATCTGTCCTACATCGGGGAGGGGGCGTACGGGATGGTGTGGTGAGTTGTCGTCGCTGTTGGGCTGCTGTAGCCTAACGTTAAATCAAAGTGCTAGCTaacaaaaagctgtttttattattaaataacgTTACTCCCAGCCAGCTAACTGTAGCTGCTGTATTCAACAAACCAGTAAACGTGAGTTCAGtcatgatgtgtgttttttacaaCAAATGTCCAACATTCAGACATTAAAGCAGACCATCCTGTTGTTAGCAGGTTAGCAGACTTAACTTAGCTACAGGCGTGGCTATGAGCTTTACAGGAAACAAGATCGGGAGTGATTGCGCAGGACGTAGTTTGCTATCCGATGAGAAATCTTTTGCAAACTGCATTTGACCGCAAATGTAACTTAGTTACCGATACAGCAGTTTTATACGTCCGGGCATCGGTCTACCAATCACATTAATCTCTCCTACAAGTCTGACTGTTAAATATTCAGCCTGCAGCAAAaaaggctgctgctgcagaggatGCAAGTGGGACTTATCAATCGCAGTGAGGCCTTTCCTCGTGTTATCGCTGTATGTGATCTACAGCCTTGCGTGGACATGTTGAGCAGCCCTGTTGCACTTGATATCGATACCAAGTCATTGCTTTCCAGGCTGAACCGTGAATGAGATCAGATGTGACAGTGCAAAGTGGATGTTAGCAGTAGAGCTGGGCCCACTCCGGCAGCGTAAACCACAGTGTAGATAACTGTCATCCCCCAAAACAGGAGTGTGACAGCAtagtgctgttttgtttgtgtcatcATGGTCATGTGATTCACCGTTGCAGCatttggtgtttgtaaacattGTCTACACCTAGCTGTTGGTACAGTAAAAGAAAACCAATTAATGGTACGATCTGCACTGTATGTTCATCATAATTCAGGTGTGCAGATGTTTTGTTGCAGTTTTAACTAACGTATCCAACCAAAACTGATCATTCACGTCACAGTATTCAGCCATTAGAGAAAATACATGTGAACTGTGTTGTGCAATCAGACAATATGCTTTTACCAATAGGAAAGATGTGATGTAACTGTTGTTCCTGTTGAGGGTGagtgtcttgtgtttgttttatctttgaaaAATAGTATTTGGATGATGTGTTTCCATAAAATTTTGGCCTCAAAACTTACAGGAGGATTAACAGTAAGCTCAGagtcacagaaacacagcatCCACATCTTTTCTCAGCACTGCCTGGTCTCCACCTACACCACACTGATGCTGCACCTACACTCAGGCCTACACCTACAGCACTTCACAATGTACCACAGCAGAAAGACATGTGTCACATGTGCGGCATGGCAGCGCAGGCCGTCTGCAACGCCCTTTTTCAAAGCACATTATCAGCCCAGTTTCTGATATCGTCATTGTGTGTGAGCTGTGCAGTGTGTAATATGAGAcctgttttctgcttctttccACATCCTCCCTATCCAGCTCTGCCCTGGACAACTTGACAAGCCAGCGCGTAGCCATCAAGAAAATCAGCCCGTTTGAGCATCAGACGTACTGCCAGCGCACGCTGAGGGAAATCAAGATCCTGCTGCGTTTCCACCATGAGAATATCATCGGCATCAACGACATTCTCAGGGCACGGCACATTGACAACATGAGGGATGTGTATCCTTTCACGCTTTACAGGAAGCGGCTCACTGCATTCGTTCATGTTAATGCATGTGACACTTGGTTTGAAAGAATTTTATTTAACAATTGTGTTCTGTGTTTAGTGTTTGACAGTTGAAAGCATTTCACTCCTCCGTCAGGTCGTGTCACTACTTCTGACAGACACAACTGTAGTGCTGCTTCGAATTCTGTAGTTTTCATGAAACTGTAATTTTCCCACAAATTCTCTCGtgtcttttgaaaaaaaaatatcaacaagcTGCTTTTTTTAGTGCTGTACTTACTGTAAGTGTAGCACTCAAAGTGTCAATTTAAACTTCTGTTCATATTACATTCAGTAATCAGTAACACATCGGTGTGCAGTGACTTCGATTGTCCTTAACTTGATTATGAgggctttgtttttttcattttaattgtgtAGCTTTGAGAATTCTGCactgaaaacactttaaaatattattgtGGCGCATGATGAGGCTAAAACAACTAAACAGCTTCAAGATAGACAAAGAGTTCATTGGTgcagttgacatttgtggttggACAAGTTCTTGCAAACTAAATTTAGGCGACATATGAAGTATAAAGTTCAATTGTTTTGAGCCGCTTGTTTTGCTGGTCATTGTTTTGAATTGCGGTTTGTTCATACATCACAACGTTGTCATAGATATTTGCATATGTTACAATATTCCAGagtgtaaaatgtcaaaaatactcAGTGATGTGAACGTGCAAATGTTTTAACCCTCTGAAATGTGTCTATACAATTTCAGCTTTATTCTGCTAATTATGTTTATCCAGCACCCTCTAAAATAGATCATTTGATTCGGTTTTAACAGCGTGTTTGCTGTTATCATTCATGTCAGTCTTTCCAGACAGCGTCAGTGACAGTAGTGACCATTCGCAGAGCAGCTAGCGGTTGACTGTAGGCACGGCCGGTCAGCGAGTTGCTGCTACCCTGACAGTTCTTCTGTGAAAAGCTGCTTTGTCTACTGAAAAAAGGGAAAGCAAAATCTAAGATGTCCTTGtactttttgtgtctgttttgtttgatcTGCTTCATTGCACCACTTTGTGTGTTGTTACTGACTTGTGACGTCTCGGCACCGACGTTAGTTAGTGGTTCCATTGTGTATGTAGCTCAGCAGGTAGGAGCATTGCTCTCcctgatgttttattgtctgtgggacatttcatatttcagtaaGAAGTTGCTTCGGTCACACTAGTTTAAGGTTGTTCGTTTATTATTTGAGGAACAAATTTATTGCACCACAGTTGTTGCACCTATTTGACCAACCAGACTAGTTTTAAGTCTTGTAGTCTCAGTTTCTCCTACAAGATGTAAGTCTAGACAACCAGCTATTTTAATATGAAGTATGATTCAAAACTCTTAAATCTGTCGCTGGTTAATTTAGGAGAAAATCTTCAGTCTTATGCTTCAGTGGATACTATCGGCCCTGCTGTTGTCCTCCTTAACCCGTACGTGCTCCCAGCTACATCGTGCAGACTCTGATGGAGACAGACCTGTACAAGCTGCTGAAGAGCCAGAGGCTGAGCAACGACCACGTCTGCTACTTCCTCTACCAGATCCTGAGAGGCCTCAAGTACATTCACTCGGCCAACGTGTTGCACCGTGACCTCAAGCCCTCCAACCTGCTCATCAACACCACCTGCGACCTCAAGGTCAGCTGTGcctccagacacacacacacac is from Thunnus maccoyii chromosome 18, fThuMac1.1, whole genome shotgun sequence and encodes:
- the nudt9 gene encoding ADP-ribose pyrophosphatase, mitochondrial; protein product: MVHFMPRQHWIGGFRLALTLFGLPYTVCSSGVRPAISCPSGHPFRTSQTIRPVSTSCCKLYMTSVSAMPFSAAPHVKSRCAQYPGSEIKRFPVPDEKVDWSQDWPDYDPVSYTSPSVAKKPEWADPDIGSFSPKFNTVDGSVDRTSFEGSYKVENGKPLNPHGRTGLTGRGLLGRWGPNHAADPIVSRWKIDAKGAKINHSVSKQPILQFVSIKRKDCGEWAIPGGMVDPGEQVSLTLQREFSEEALNSLAVSPSERAKIHERITKLFQSSGFQVYKGYVDDPRNTDNAWMETIAVNFHDDTGDSVSELPLQAGDDAGQVQWVDVDSSFPLYANHSHFLELVAKERKAHW